In Kitasatospora sp. NA04385, a single genomic region encodes these proteins:
- a CDS encoding TetR/AcrR family transcriptional regulator, with translation MPANKESQRDPNVSLALLWGEADDRPRRGPKPKFTPAEVARHGVAVADAEGLEALSMQRVAEALGVTTMALYRYVPGKPDLVDLMVDTVLGDPPDLDLVPGGWRPRLAAWARACWDVYRAHPWILTATGLRRHAMGPRQVAWLDGALAALEPTGLDARQRHDAAILVLSLVRSLTQESLDRTEEGDREWDRLTADQLARHADRFPALTRAAAAGAFAPAPADPLAFGLTCVLDGLQGLVERTAGPGEG, from the coding sequence GAACGTCAGCCTGGCGCTGCTGTGGGGCGAAGCCGACGACCGGCCCCGGCGCGGGCCCAAGCCGAAGTTCACGCCCGCCGAGGTGGCCCGGCACGGCGTCGCGGTCGCCGACGCCGAGGGGCTGGAGGCGCTCTCGATGCAGCGGGTCGCCGAGGCGCTCGGGGTCACCACGATGGCGCTGTACCGCTACGTCCCCGGCAAGCCCGACCTGGTCGACCTGATGGTCGACACCGTGCTCGGCGACCCGCCCGACCTCGACCTCGTCCCGGGCGGCTGGCGGCCGCGCCTGGCGGCCTGGGCCCGCGCCTGCTGGGACGTCTACCGCGCCCACCCCTGGATCCTGACCGCGACCGGCCTGCGCCGACACGCCATGGGACCGCGCCAAGTCGCCTGGCTGGACGGCGCGCTGGCCGCCCTCGAACCCACCGGGCTCGACGCCCGGCAGCGGCACGACGCCGCGATCCTGGTGCTGAGCCTGGTGCGCAGCCTCACCCAGGAGTCCCTGGACCGCACCGAGGAGGGCGACCGGGAGTGGGACCGGCTCACCGCCGACCAACTGGCCCGGCACGCCGACCGCTTCCCCGCACTCACCCGCGCCGCCGCAGCCGGAGCCTTCGCCCCCGCCCCCGCCGACCCGCTCGCCTTCGGCCTGACCTGCGTGCTGGACGGCCTCCAGGGCCTGGTCGAACGCACCGCCGGGCCCGGCGAGGGCTGA
- a CDS encoding tyrosine protein phosphatase: MCPTLFTIDHPGPGRISTMARPRGGDWLAEELAALAALGVSELVSALTPAECAELGLDAEASLARAAGLRFTAVPIPDRTVPTVAEVLPLLDELAQRLAAGGHLVVHCRAGIGRSSLLAAGVLVRSGADPDDAWERIARARGLAVPDTAAQRAWTDQVPRRAAGDGTPVMRHR; the protein is encoded by the coding sequence ATGTGTCCCACCCTGTTCACGATCGACCACCCCGGCCCCGGCCGGATCAGCACCATGGCCCGGCCGCGCGGCGGCGACTGGCTGGCGGAGGAACTGGCCGCGCTGGCCGCGCTCGGGGTGAGCGAACTGGTCAGCGCGCTCACCCCGGCGGAGTGCGCCGAACTCGGGCTGGACGCGGAGGCATCCCTCGCCCGAGCCGCCGGACTGCGCTTCACCGCCGTACCGATCCCGGACCGCACCGTCCCCACCGTCGCCGAAGTCCTGCCACTGCTGGACGAGTTGGCGCAACGGCTGGCCGCCGGCGGGCACCTGGTGGTGCACTGCCGGGCCGGGATCGGCCGCTCCTCGCTGCTGGCGGCGGGGGTGCTGGTCCGCTCCGGCGCGGACCCGGACGACGCGTGGGAACGCATCGCCCGGGCCCGCGGTCTGGCGGTGCCGGACACCGCCGCGCAGCGGGCCTGGACCGACCAGGTGCCCCGCCGCGCTGCCGGTGACGGGACACCGGTGATGAGGCATCGGTGA
- a CDS encoding phosphoribosylaminoimidazolecarboxamide formyltransferase — protein sequence MDLRYGINPQNTRARIEPLPGTDLPLRLLQGQPSYVNLLDALNAWQLVSEAAALLGRPAAASFKHVSPAGAALAGPVDPATAELHALDPAAVGPLTSAYLRARDADPKSSYGDFVAVSHEVDLELADLLARVVSDGIVAPGYAPGVLDVLARKKNGRYLVLEADPRHTPPAVETREVHGLRLVQDVDTTPLTAALLTDVRVGTLTPAAADDLLLGLAVLRRTQSNSVCYLRDGAALGIGAGQQSRVDCTRLAGAKTDTWWLRRHPAVRALDFRPGIRRQDRINWQIRYLEGDLTPDERTRFAAALHGGGDVPDELGPEERTHWAARLDGVAFVSDGYLPFRDNVDHARRHGVTAIAEPGGSVRSAEVEAACAEHGITLVHTGLRLFHH from the coding sequence ATGGACCTTCGGTACGGAATCAACCCGCAGAACACCCGCGCCCGGATCGAGCCGCTGCCCGGCACGGACCTGCCGCTGCGCCTGCTCCAGGGGCAGCCCTCGTACGTCAACCTGCTGGACGCGCTGAACGCCTGGCAACTCGTCAGCGAGGCCGCCGCCCTGCTCGGGCGCCCCGCCGCCGCGTCCTTCAAGCACGTCTCCCCGGCCGGCGCCGCCCTCGCCGGACCGGTCGACCCGGCCACCGCCGAACTCCACGCCCTCGACCCGGCCGCCGTCGGCCCACTCACCTCCGCCTACCTGCGGGCCCGCGACGCCGACCCGAAGTCCTCCTACGGCGACTTCGTCGCGGTCTCGCACGAGGTCGACCTCGAACTCGCCGACCTGCTCGCCCGGGTGGTCTCCGACGGCATCGTCGCCCCCGGCTACGCGCCCGGCGTGCTCGACGTCCTGGCCCGGAAGAAGAACGGCCGCTACCTCGTCCTGGAGGCCGACCCCCGCCACACCCCGCCCGCCGTCGAGACCCGCGAGGTGCACGGCCTGCGCCTGGTCCAGGACGTCGACACCACCCCGCTCACCGCCGCCCTGCTCACCGACGTCCGGGTCGGCACGCTCACCCCCGCCGCCGCGGACGACCTGCTGCTCGGGCTCGCCGTGCTGCGCCGCACCCAGTCCAACTCGGTCTGCTACCTGCGCGACGGCGCCGCCCTCGGCATCGGCGCGGGCCAGCAGTCCCGGGTCGACTGCACCCGGCTGGCCGGCGCCAAGACGGACACCTGGTGGCTGCGCCGCCACCCCGCCGTCCGGGCCCTCGACTTCCGTCCCGGGATCCGCCGCCAGGACCGGATCAACTGGCAGATCCGCTACCTGGAAGGCGACCTCACCCCCGACGAGCGCACCCGCTTCGCCGCCGCCCTGCACGGCGGCGGCGACGTCCCCGACGAACTCGGCCCCGAGGAGCGGACCCACTGGGCGGCCCGGCTGGACGGTGTCGCGTTCGTCTCCGACGGTTACCTGCCGTTCCGCGACAACGTCGACCACGCCCGCCGCCACGGCGTCACCGCGATCGCCGAGCCGGGCGGTTCGGTGCGGTCCGCCGAGGTCGAGGCGGCCTGTGCCGAGCACGGCATCACGCTGGTGCACACCGGGCTGCGGCTGTTCCATCACTGA
- a CDS encoding MMPL family transporter, producing MSSSDSTSAPEPSAPEPSGPGTAQRRGLLWRLGAWCAGHPVVVIVCWLVVLVGVQVADHAVGGAYSDDFSVPGSQAQDGADVLAAHEPAFGGTSAQVVLHDGQSLTQFQSQVDQAVTSLQHLPHVLSAQDPLPPPGQAPQPGGPVSADGRTAYITMRFDSTPATFGDGYLDQVDAAVQPLRQAGVQVEYGGPLGELARPAPSDRVSELIGFGVAIVVLLLGFGSVIAAGLPLVSALLAVVVGLGLLGLLAALTTFATVAPTLATMIGLGVGIDYALFLLTRHRQNLMDGSAPRTAAGHAVATSGRAVLISGTTVVIALAGLSVSGISFMAKLGLAAGVTVVTAVCGALTLLPALMGVIGRRMDRFTVRTPVAEGGEAPENADAAEGAEATGMWHRYARRVEHHPWRYLSVGLVTVLVLAVPLLSIQLGHIGDGADPTSFTDRRAFDLMSEAFGPGSNGPLTVVVDQTSVPASDRPALASAVQQSLTGVPNTASTAPLQTSSDGDVLFTTVTPAQAPQDRKTTDLVGHLSDTVLPGAVAGTSATAYVTGTTAAQVDFLDLVASRLLLIIAVVVALAFLIILLVFRAPLVALKAAVLNLVSIAASYGVLVAVFQWGWGGPALGVSGKVPIESYVPMMMFAIVFGLSMDYEVFLLSRVHERWRLTGDSRGAVAHALETTARVIGCAALIMVSVFAAFIVSDNVVIKMMGLGLAVSVLIDATVVRLLMVPAAMTLLGPAAWWTPRWMDRLLPDIDAEGLRSG from the coding sequence ATGTCCTCGTCCGACAGCACGTCCGCACCGGAGCCGTCCGCACCGGAGCCGTCCGGGCCGGGTACGGCGCAGCGCCGCGGCCTGCTGTGGCGGCTGGGCGCGTGGTGCGCCGGGCACCCGGTGGTGGTGATCGTCTGCTGGCTGGTGGTGCTGGTGGGGGTGCAGGTCGCGGACCACGCCGTGGGCGGCGCGTACTCGGACGACTTCTCCGTGCCCGGCTCGCAGGCGCAGGACGGTGCGGACGTGCTGGCCGCGCACGAGCCCGCGTTCGGCGGGACGAGCGCGCAGGTGGTGCTGCACGACGGGCAGTCGCTGACGCAGTTCCAGTCGCAGGTCGACCAGGCGGTGACGTCGTTGCAGCACCTCCCGCACGTGCTGTCGGCGCAGGACCCGCTGCCACCGCCGGGCCAGGCCCCGCAGCCGGGCGGGCCGGTGTCCGCGGACGGGCGGACGGCGTACATCACGATGCGTTTCGACAGCACTCCGGCGACGTTCGGCGACGGCTACCTGGACCAGGTGGACGCGGCGGTGCAGCCGCTGCGGCAGGCGGGCGTGCAGGTCGAGTACGGCGGTCCGCTGGGCGAGTTGGCGCGGCCGGCGCCGAGCGACCGGGTGAGCGAGCTGATCGGCTTCGGGGTCGCGATCGTGGTGCTGCTGCTCGGTTTCGGCAGCGTGATCGCGGCGGGACTGCCGCTGGTGAGCGCGCTGCTGGCGGTGGTGGTGGGCCTCGGGCTGCTGGGCCTGCTGGCGGCGCTGACGACGTTCGCGACGGTCGCGCCGACGCTGGCGACGATGATCGGGCTGGGCGTCGGCATCGACTACGCGCTGTTCCTGCTGACCCGGCACCGGCAGAACCTGATGGACGGTTCGGCCCCGCGGACGGCGGCCGGGCACGCGGTGGCGACCAGCGGCCGGGCGGTGCTGATCTCCGGCACCACGGTGGTGATCGCGCTGGCGGGCCTGTCGGTGTCGGGCATCTCGTTCATGGCGAAGCTGGGCCTGGCGGCGGGCGTCACGGTGGTGACGGCGGTGTGCGGCGCGCTGACGCTGCTGCCGGCCCTGATGGGCGTGATCGGCCGCCGGATGGACCGCTTCACCGTCCGCACGCCCGTCGCCGAGGGCGGCGAAGCCCCCGAAAACGCCGATGCCGCCGAGGGCGCCGAGGCGACCGGCATGTGGCACCGGTACGCGCGGCGGGTCGAGCACCACCCGTGGCGGTACCTGTCGGTGGGCCTGGTGACGGTGCTGGTGCTGGCGGTGCCGCTGCTGTCGATCCAGCTGGGGCACATCGGGGACGGCGCGGACCCGACCTCGTTCACCGACCGGCGGGCGTTCGACCTGATGTCGGAGGCGTTCGGCCCGGGTTCCAACGGCCCGCTGACGGTGGTGGTCGACCAGACCTCGGTGCCCGCGTCCGACCGTCCGGCGCTGGCCTCCGCCGTCCAGCAGTCGCTGACCGGCGTGCCGAACACGGCGAGCACCGCGCCGCTGCAGACCAGTTCGGACGGCGACGTGCTGTTCACTACCGTCACGCCCGCGCAGGCCCCGCAGGACCGGAAGACCACCGACCTGGTCGGCCACCTCTCGGACACGGTGCTGCCGGGCGCGGTGGCGGGCACCTCCGCCACCGCGTACGTGACGGGCACGACCGCCGCCCAGGTCGACTTCCTGGACCTGGTGGCCAGCCGGCTGCTGCTGATCATCGCGGTGGTGGTCGCGCTGGCGTTCCTGATCATCCTGCTGGTGTTCCGGGCGCCGCTGGTCGCGTTGAAGGCGGCCGTGCTCAACCTGGTGTCGATCGCCGCCTCATACGGGGTGCTGGTCGCGGTGTTCCAGTGGGGCTGGGGCGGGCCGGCGCTCGGCGTGTCGGGGAAGGTGCCGATCGAGAGCTACGTCCCGATGATGATGTTCGCGATCGTCTTCGGCCTGAGCATGGACTACGAGGTGTTCCTGCTCTCCCGCGTCCACGAGCGCTGGCGGCTGACCGGCGACAGCCGCGGCGCGGTCGCGCACGCGCTGGAGACCACCGCCCGGGTGATCGGCTGCGCGGCCCTGATCATGGTGAGCGTGTTCGCGGCGTTCATCGTCAGCGACAACGTGGTGATCAAGATGATGGGACTGGGCCTGGCCGTCAGCGTCCTGATCGACGCCACCGTGGTCCGGCTGCTGATGGTGCCCGCCGCGATGACCCTGCTCGGCCCGGCCGCCTGGTGGACCCCGCGCTGGATGGACCGGCTGCTGCCCGACATCGACGCCGAGGGCCTCCGGAGCGGCTGA
- a CDS encoding nuclear transport factor 2 family protein, protein MNATSNTELHRTTGGTTGGPSDGIPGEALDETLIERMREYLAAGLAMDLAALEEFYDDEFENLRIDETGQVVRLTKAHFMARFRGLAAQGRTVGRSTDDVRFLATTRHGDQGTVVMYRCEQGVPARYTFVWRRTADGRWSTVLREFSFERDVTYLRQMMAAATASA, encoded by the coding sequence ATGAACGCCACGTCGAACACCGAACTGCACCGGACGACCGGCGGGACGACGGGCGGCCCGTCGGACGGGATCCCGGGCGAGGCCCTGGACGAGACGCTGATCGAGCGGATGCGCGAGTACCTGGCCGCCGGGCTGGCGATGGACCTGGCCGCGCTGGAGGAGTTCTACGACGACGAGTTCGAGAACCTCCGGATCGACGAGACCGGCCAGGTGGTGCGGCTGACCAAGGCGCACTTCATGGCGCGCTTCCGGGGCCTGGCCGCCCAGGGCCGGACGGTCGGCCGCAGCACCGACGACGTCCGTTTCCTCGCCACCACCCGGCACGGCGACCAGGGCACCGTCGTCATGTACCGCTGCGAGCAGGGCGTCCCGGCCCGCTACACCTTCGTCTGGCGCCGGACGGCGGACGGCCGCTGGTCCACCGTCCTGCGCGAGTTCAGCTTCGAGCGGGACGTCACCTACCTGCGGCAGATGATGGCGGCGGCCACCGCGTCGGCCTAG
- a CDS encoding amidase, with amino-acid sequence MEKWTYATAGELTVALRAGDVTSVELTEGAIARIEQEDGAVNAVCAPDFERARAAAREADRALADGEERPLLGIPLTVKESYDVAGLPTTWGMPQFRDHVPAEDALQVARVRAAGAVVLGKTNVPLGLRDIQTYNEIHGTTNNPWDHERTSGGSSGGSAAALAAGYGPLSLGTDIAGSLRTPAHFCGVYAHKPTMHLLPTRGMVPPNAPALPADIDLAVVGPMARSAGDLALLLDVMTGPDPLTLGLAHTTVLPPARHDRLEGFRVLVLDEHPLIPTGADVRAGVARVADALADGGARVERHSPLLPDLADAAQVYPLLMFSALAANFPPAQYEQVRQLAEQLSEDDHSLGAARLRGMTLSHRGWLAADHRRELHRRSWREFFAEFDAVVAPITPTAAFPHQQDPDLLNRRMTVEGTTFHYFDQLVWAGLATMPGLPATAVPTGLSAEGLPVGVQLIGPMYEDRTPLRLAELLEERLGGFRVPTALNH; translated from the coding sequence ATGGAGAAATGGACCTATGCGACGGCCGGGGAACTCACGGTGGCCCTGCGGGCCGGGGACGTCACCTCGGTGGAGCTGACCGAGGGCGCGATCGCCCGGATCGAGCAGGAGGACGGAGCGGTCAACGCGGTCTGCGCGCCGGACTTCGAGCGGGCCAGGGCGGCCGCGCGGGAGGCCGACCGGGCGCTGGCGGACGGGGAGGAGCGGCCGCTGCTGGGCATCCCGCTGACGGTCAAGGAGTCGTACGACGTCGCCGGGCTGCCCACCACCTGGGGCATGCCGCAGTTCCGGGACCACGTTCCGGCCGAGGACGCACTACAGGTGGCCCGGGTCCGGGCGGCCGGTGCGGTGGTGCTCGGCAAGACCAACGTGCCGCTGGGGCTGCGGGACATCCAGACCTACAACGAGATCCACGGCACCACCAACAACCCGTGGGACCACGAGCGCACCAGCGGCGGGTCCTCCGGCGGGTCGGCGGCCGCGCTGGCCGCCGGGTACGGCCCGCTGTCGCTGGGCACCGACATCGCCGGCTCGCTGCGCACCCCCGCCCACTTCTGCGGCGTGTACGCGCACAAGCCGACCATGCACCTGCTGCCCACCCGCGGCATGGTGCCGCCGAACGCCCCCGCGCTGCCCGCCGACATCGACCTCGCCGTGGTCGGCCCGATGGCCCGCTCGGCCGGCGACCTGGCGCTGCTGCTCGACGTGATGACCGGCCCCGACCCGCTGACCCTCGGCCTGGCCCACACCACCGTGCTGCCGCCCGCCCGGCACGACCGGCTGGAAGGCTTCCGGGTGCTGGTGCTGGACGAGCACCCGCTGATCCCGACCGGCGCCGACGTCCGCGCGGGCGTCGCCCGGGTCGCCGACGCGCTCGCCGACGGCGGTGCCCGGGTCGAGCGCCACAGCCCGCTGCTGCCCGACCTCGCCGACGCCGCCCAGGTCTACCCGCTGCTGATGTTCTCCGCCCTCGCCGCCAACTTCCCCCCGGCGCAGTACGAGCAAGTGCGGCAGCTCGCCGAGCAGTTGAGCGAGGACGACCACAGCCTGGGGGCCGCCCGGCTGCGCGGCATGACGCTCAGCCACCGCGGCTGGCTGGCCGCCGACCACCGCCGCGAACTGCACCGGCGCAGCTGGCGGGAGTTCTTCGCCGAGTTCGACGCCGTCGTCGCCCCGATCACCCCCACCGCCGCCTTCCCGCACCAGCAGGACCCCGACCTGCTGAACCGCCGGATGACCGTCGAGGGCACCACCTTCCACTACTTCGACCAGCTGGTCTGGGCCGGTCTGGCCACCATGCCGGGCCTGCCCGCCACCGCCGTCCCCACCGGCCTGTCTGCCGAGGGCCTCCCGGTCGGCGTCCAGCTGATCGGCCCGATGTACGAGGACCGCACCCCGCTGCGCCTGGCCGAGCTGCTGGAGGAGCGGCTCGGCGGCTTCCGCGTCCCGACCGCGCTGAACCACTGA
- a CDS encoding sigma-70 family RNA polymerase sigma factor, giving the protein MPHTRRSGPDAGTVTAARAGDRRALEELVAQSLPLVYNIVGRALNGHADTDDVVQETLLRMVRGLSDLRDPTAFRSWLVAIAVRQVRNRQQDRAVALDRSARLEDAEAIPDPALDFAGLTILRLGLTEQRREIAEATRWLDPDDRELLALWWLKETGELEQADLVSALGLSSGHAAVRIGRMKKQLELSRLLVRALAADPRCPGLDATAAGWDGVPAPLWRKRLARHVRDCERCAGAQQGLLPAERLLYGLPLLAVPPNLDPSRILGALTADAPGPDAPASDAPGADVRGPDGSGSGPSGPSGPGGSGPAGTPSASGGRPGRRRAGHRRGRPGLPTPVLGGAAVALAAVAVLVGAELTPGQHDAPVAVAAPSASAAALPTTADAAAPALPDEPSPSPSDSAAPSASASTSASVPAPPAPSAAATSPKPTAGTAAAPPAGIATSARKGVGVWSFDGVNQALAASGAGWYYTWAPQHPGITTPASASFVPMIWGAASVTDTALAQARANGPYLLGFNEPDMAAQSNMTVDQALELWPKLMQAGQTLGSPAVAYGADTPGGWLDRFMSGAAAKGYRVDFITLHWYGGDFRTPQAVQQLTSYLEAVHQRYHKPIWLTEYALIDFSQGTRFPTADQQAAFVTASTKALDALPYLQRYAWFGLGADPAKPSSGLFTDGTNATAAGRAYQAAR; this is encoded by the coding sequence ATGCCGCACACCAGACGCAGTGGACCCGACGCCGGAACGGTGACGGCGGCGCGCGCCGGCGACCGGCGGGCCCTGGAGGAACTGGTGGCCCAGAGCCTCCCGTTGGTCTACAACATCGTCGGCCGGGCGCTGAACGGCCACGCCGACACCGACGACGTCGTACAGGAGACGCTGTTGCGCATGGTCCGAGGGCTGTCCGACCTGCGGGACCCCACCGCCTTCCGGTCCTGGCTGGTGGCCATCGCCGTCCGGCAGGTGCGCAACCGCCAGCAGGACCGGGCCGTCGCCCTCGACCGCTCCGCCCGGCTGGAGGACGCCGAGGCGATACCCGACCCCGCCCTCGACTTCGCCGGGCTGACCATCCTGCGCCTGGGCCTCACCGAACAGCGCCGCGAGATCGCCGAGGCCACCCGCTGGCTCGACCCCGACGACCGCGAACTGCTCGCCCTGTGGTGGCTCAAGGAGACCGGCGAACTCGAACAGGCCGACCTGGTCTCCGCGCTCGGCCTCAGCTCCGGCCACGCCGCCGTCCGGATCGGCCGGATGAAGAAGCAGCTCGAACTCTCCCGCCTGCTGGTCCGCGCGCTGGCCGCCGACCCGCGCTGCCCCGGACTGGACGCGACCGCGGCCGGCTGGGACGGCGTCCCCGCCCCGCTGTGGCGCAAGCGCCTGGCCCGGCACGTGCGCGACTGCGAACGCTGCGCCGGAGCCCAGCAGGGGCTGCTCCCCGCCGAACGGCTGCTGTACGGCCTGCCGTTGCTGGCCGTCCCGCCGAACCTCGACCCGTCCCGGATCCTCGGCGCACTGACCGCGGACGCCCCGGGGCCGGACGCTCCGGCGTCGGACGCTCCGGGGGCTGACGTTCGGGGGCCGGACGGTTCGGGATCGGGGCCGTCGGGGCCGTCGGGGCCGGGCGGTTCGGGCCCGGCGGGCACCCCGTCCGCGTCCGGCGGGCGCCCGGGGCGGCGGCGGGCCGGTCACCGGCGGGGGCGCCCCGGCCTCCCCACGCCGGTGCTCGGCGGTGCGGCGGTGGCCCTGGCGGCGGTCGCCGTCCTGGTCGGGGCCGAACTGACGCCCGGACAGCACGACGCCCCGGTGGCCGTCGCCGCGCCGTCCGCGAGCGCCGCCGCGCTGCCCACCACCGCCGACGCGGCGGCCCCGGCGCTCCCCGACGAGCCCTCGCCCTCCCCGTCGGACTCGGCCGCTCCCTCGGCCTCGGCCTCGACGTCGGCGTCCGTCCCGGCCCCTCCCGCGCCGTCCGCCGCCGCCACCTCGCCCAAGCCCACCGCCGGGACCGCCGCCGCGCCGCCGGCCGGGATCGCCACGTCCGCGCGCAAGGGCGTCGGCGTGTGGTCCTTCGACGGGGTCAACCAGGCGCTGGCCGCCTCCGGAGCCGGCTGGTACTACACCTGGGCGCCCCAGCACCCCGGCATCACCACGCCCGCGTCGGCGTCCTTCGTCCCGATGATCTGGGGCGCGGCCTCCGTCACCGACACCGCCCTTGCCCAGGCCCGCGCCAACGGCCCCTACCTGCTCGGGTTCAACGAGCCCGACATGGCCGCCCAGTCGAACATGACGGTCGACCAGGCACTGGAGCTGTGGCCGAAGCTGATGCAGGCCGGGCAGACGCTGGGCAGCCCGGCGGTGGCGTACGGGGCCGACACGCCCGGCGGCTGGCTGGACCGCTTCATGTCCGGCGCCGCCGCCAAGGGCTACCGGGTCGACTTCATCACCCTGCACTGGTACGGCGGCGACTTCCGCACCCCGCAGGCCGTCCAGCAGCTGACCTCCTACCTGGAGGCGGTGCACCAGCGCTACCACAAGCCGATCTGGCTCACCGAGTACGCCCTGATCGACTTCTCCCAGGGCACCCGCTTCCCCACCGCCGACCAGCAGGCCGCCTTCGTCACCGCCTCCACCAAGGCCCTCGACGCACTGCCCTACCTCCAGCGCTACGCCTGGTTCGGCCTCGGCGCGGACCCGGCCAAGCCCAGCAGCGGCCTGTTCACCGACGGCACCAACGCCACCGCCGCCGGACGCGCTTACCAGGCCGCCCGCTGA